One Streptomyces sp. SAI-135 DNA segment encodes these proteins:
- a CDS encoding FAD-dependent monooxygenase, whose amino-acid sequence MDPVIIVGAGPVGLTLALALARQEVPSVILDEGPGKDEPRLARTAVLHEDTAALMSRLTGVPVAELGVHWAGWRSMRRKQVMREVDFEEAGDAPLHLAQHVLTGALRAALAEERLVKLTSDSRLDTIEQEPSGVTAHTRGPKGTWWRGSYLVGCDGTRSTVRKLKDIRFPGRTAVERHAVAALRTELPWEDRALLHRMPPWRTSGPSAGEITARPLPEGVWRLDWLLPPGKDLVTPELLVTRVRETLAGWTGGPTPPYELLDTGVHTVHHRLARRWRAGRVFLAGDAAHCLGALGTQGLDEGLRDADNLAWKLALAWHHGPHEALLDSYQTERRAVVAGRLRAADQALPVLRGGGGLRSVVPGSARGHDALLTDGHLGRGPLGAPGAYADSPLAPRHLEGEVPVDTLPGSPVTDVRVTAEDGTFVRLRERLGRGALLVVLIAPGTGVWERKHWVTAGIMPRLAAAVSALPRPAELLVAEEYPGAAPHTVLLVRPDGHLVTALSGVRPADLYSAAETALGGPPAKTEANAGAGSR is encoded by the coding sequence GTGGACCCGGTGATCATCGTCGGAGCGGGGCCCGTCGGGCTCACGCTCGCCCTGGCGCTGGCGCGTCAGGAGGTCCCCTCCGTGATCCTCGACGAGGGCCCCGGCAAGGACGAACCCCGCCTGGCCCGTACCGCCGTACTGCACGAGGACACCGCCGCCCTCATGTCCCGGCTGACCGGAGTGCCGGTCGCCGAGCTGGGAGTGCACTGGGCCGGATGGCGGTCCATGCGCCGCAAGCAGGTGATGCGCGAGGTCGACTTCGAGGAGGCCGGGGACGCCCCCCTGCATCTCGCCCAGCACGTCCTGACCGGCGCGCTGCGTGCCGCCCTCGCCGAGGAGCGGCTGGTCAAGCTCACCTCGGACAGCCGCCTCGACACCATCGAGCAGGAGCCCTCGGGCGTCACCGCCCACACCCGCGGCCCCAAGGGCACGTGGTGGCGCGGGAGTTACCTGGTCGGCTGCGACGGCACGCGCTCCACCGTGCGCAAGCTCAAGGACATCCGGTTCCCGGGCCGTACGGCCGTGGAACGCCACGCGGTCGCCGCGCTGCGCACGGAACTCCCCTGGGAGGACCGGGCGTTGCTCCACCGGATGCCGCCGTGGCGGACCTCGGGACCCTCCGCCGGGGAGATCACCGCCCGCCCTCTCCCCGAGGGCGTCTGGCGCCTGGACTGGCTGCTGCCGCCCGGCAAGGACCTGGTCACGCCCGAACTCCTGGTCACCCGCGTCCGGGAGACCCTCGCGGGCTGGACCGGCGGCCCGACACCGCCGTACGAACTCCTCGACACCGGAGTCCACACCGTGCACCACCGGCTGGCCCGCCGCTGGCGCGCCGGCCGGGTCTTCCTCGCCGGGGACGCGGCGCACTGCCTCGGGGCGCTGGGCACGCAGGGACTCGACGAGGGCCTCAGGGACGCCGACAACCTCGCCTGGAAACTGGCTCTGGCCTGGCACCACGGCCCGCACGAGGCGCTTCTCGACAGCTACCAGACCGAGCGGCGCGCGGTCGTCGCCGGACGGCTGCGCGCCGCCGACCAGGCGCTGCCGGTGCTCCGCGGCGGCGGGGGGCTGCGCTCGGTGGTCCCCGGCTCGGCGCGCGGCCACGACGCGCTGCTTACGGACGGTCACTTGGGGCGCGGCCCGCTCGGTGCGCCCGGGGCGTACGCCGACTCGCCCCTCGCGCCCCGGCACCTCGAAGGAGAGGTACCGGTCGACACGCTCCCGGGGTCGCCGGTGACGGACGTACGGGTCACCGCCGAGGACGGCACCTTCGTACGGCTGCGCGAGCGCCTCGGCCGAGGAGCGCTGCTCGTCGTCCTGATCGCGCCGGGCACCGGGGTGTGGGAGCGCAAGCACTGGGTGACCGCGGGAATCATGCCCCGCCTGGCCGCGGCGGTGAGCGCGCTCCCGCGCCCCGCCGAGCTCCTGGTCGCCGAGGAGTACCCGGGCGCGGCCCCGCACACGGTCCTTCTCGTACGGCCCGACGGTCACCTCGTCACGGCGCTGAGCGGGGTCCGCCCGGCCGATCTGTACTCGGCGGCCGAGACGGCGCTCGGCGGGCCTCCGGCGAAGACCGAGGCGAACGCGGGGGCCGGTTCACGTTGA
- a CDS encoding AI-2E family transporter, which translates to MAPTDESGQAAQQTSPLGTTPPARPPADGAGPNARMPRWLPRAMVLALALIAVFQLGSWVFHQLIGLLINILIAFFLALAIEPAVSKMAARGMRRGLATFLVFFGVLIVTAGFVTLLGSMLAGQIIKIVEDFPDYLDSVIAWINGHFHTELKRVDVQEGLLRSDWLRNYVQNSATGVLDVSAQVLGGLFQLLTIALFSFYFAADGPRLRRAICSVLPPARQAEVLRAWEIAVDKTGGYLYSRGLMALVSGVAHFVLLQALDVPYAPVLAVWVGLVSQFIPTIGTYLAGALPMLIAFTVDPWYALWVLVFVVIYQQFENYVLQPKLTSKTVDIHPAVAFGSVIAGTALLGAVGALIAIPAVATLQAFLGAYVKRYAVTDDPRVHGHRKRGEGPSPVTRVRALWERRRRGARDSTDGDESA; encoded by the coding sequence CATGGTGCTGGCGCTCGCTCTCATCGCCGTCTTCCAGCTCGGCAGTTGGGTCTTCCACCAGCTGATAGGCCTGCTGATCAACATCCTCATCGCGTTCTTCCTGGCCCTGGCCATCGAACCCGCGGTGAGCAAGATGGCCGCGCGGGGCATGCGCAGGGGGCTCGCCACCTTCCTCGTGTTCTTCGGGGTGCTGATCGTGACGGCCGGGTTCGTGACGCTGCTCGGTTCGATGCTCGCGGGACAGATCATCAAGATCGTCGAGGACTTCCCGGACTACCTCGACTCCGTCATCGCCTGGATCAACGGGCACTTCCACACCGAGCTGAAGCGGGTGGACGTCCAGGAGGGACTGCTGCGCTCCGACTGGCTGCGCAACTACGTGCAGAACAGCGCCACCGGCGTCCTGGACGTCTCCGCCCAGGTCCTCGGCGGCCTCTTCCAGCTGCTGACGATCGCGCTGTTCTCGTTCTACTTCGCCGCGGACGGCCCACGGCTGCGCCGCGCGATCTGCTCCGTCCTGCCGCCCGCCCGCCAGGCCGAGGTGCTGCGCGCGTGGGAGATCGCCGTGGACAAGACCGGCGGCTACCTCTACTCGCGCGGTCTGATGGCCCTCGTCTCCGGAGTCGCGCACTTCGTCCTGCTCCAGGCCCTGGACGTGCCGTACGCGCCCGTGCTCGCCGTGTGGGTCGGCCTGGTCTCGCAGTTCATCCCGACCATCGGCACCTACCTGGCGGGCGCCCTGCCCATGCTGATCGCCTTCACGGTCGATCCCTGGTACGCGCTGTGGGTGCTGGTCTTCGTGGTGATCTACCAGCAGTTCGAGAACTACGTGCTCCAGCCCAAGCTGACCTCGAAGACCGTCGACATCCATCCCGCGGTCGCCTTCGGCTCGGTCATCGCGGGCACCGCCCTCCTCGGCGCGGTCGGTGCCCTGATCGCCATTCCGGCGGTCGCCACGCTCCAGGCGTTCCTCGGGGCCTACGTGAAGCGGTACGCCGTCACCGACGACCCGCGGGTCCACGGGCACCGGAAGCGGGGTGAAGGGCCCTCGCCGGTCACGCGTGTGCGTGCGCTGTGGGAGCGCCGACGGCGGGGAGCGCGGGACTCCACCGACGGCGACGAGTCGGCCTGA
- a CDS encoding cysteine dioxygenase, whose amino-acid sequence MSVSPALPSVSSAVAPPTQAELLDFVRRTAADTELIDSLPLDPEGRTWVRLEGPGGSEAWLIGWPPGTGTGWHDHAESVGAFITAAGELKENSLAARLPADGWKTLELSDDVDRERRLPAGKGRSFGQHHVHEVLNESTELHAISVHAYYPPLPQIRRYSRTGPILRLEHVERPEDWQ is encoded by the coding sequence GTGTCTGTCTCCCCCGCCCTCCCCTCGGTCTCCTCCGCCGTCGCGCCGCCCACCCAGGCCGAACTCCTCGACTTCGTACGGCGCACCGCCGCCGACACCGAGCTGATCGACTCACTCCCGCTCGACCCCGAGGGCCGCACCTGGGTGCGCCTGGAGGGGCCCGGCGGCAGCGAGGCCTGGCTGATCGGCTGGCCGCCCGGCACCGGCACCGGCTGGCACGACCACGCCGAGTCGGTCGGCGCCTTCATCACCGCGGCCGGGGAGCTCAAGGAGAACTCCCTCGCCGCCCGGCTGCCCGCCGACGGCTGGAAGACCCTCGAACTCTCCGACGACGTGGACCGCGAGCGCCGGCTGCCGGCCGGCAAGGGCCGTTCCTTCGGACAGCACCATGTCCACGAGGTCCTCAACGAGTCCACCGAGCTCCACGCGATCTCCGTGCACGCCTACTACCCGCCCCTCCCCCAGATCCGCCGCTACAGCCGCACGGGCCCGATCCTGCGCCTGGAGCACGTGGAACGCCCGGAGGACTGGCAGTAG
- a CDS encoding amino acid ABC transporter permease, whose product MFDFLEGYDVLGAFWMTVKLTALSAVGSLIWGTLLAAMRVSPVPLMRGFGTAYVNIVRNIPLTVIIVFTSLGLADIFGVTMGAADNFDVQGFRLAVLGFIAYTAAFVCEAIRSGINTVPLGQAEAARAIGLNFSQTLRLIVLPQAFRAVINPLANVLIALTKNTTVAAAIGVAEAALLMKEMIENEAQTLAIGAVFALGFVVLTLPTGLLLGWLAKRLAVKR is encoded by the coding sequence GTGTTCGACTTTCTAGAAGGTTATGACGTCCTCGGGGCGTTCTGGATGACGGTGAAGCTCACCGCCCTGTCCGCCGTCGGCTCCCTGATCTGGGGCACCCTGTTGGCCGCGATGCGGGTCAGCCCGGTCCCGTTGATGCGCGGCTTCGGCACCGCCTACGTCAACATCGTCCGGAACATCCCCCTGACGGTCATCATCGTCTTCACCTCGCTCGGCCTCGCCGACATCTTCGGGGTGACGATGGGCGCGGCCGACAACTTCGACGTCCAGGGCTTCCGGCTGGCGGTACTCGGTTTCATCGCCTACACCGCGGCGTTCGTCTGCGAGGCGATCCGCTCCGGCATCAACACGGTGCCGCTCGGCCAGGCCGAGGCGGCCCGCGCGATCGGCCTCAACTTCAGCCAGACCCTGCGTCTCATCGTGCTTCCGCAGGCCTTCCGCGCGGTCATCAACCCGCTGGCCAACGTGCTGATCGCGCTGACCAAGAACACCACGGTGGCGGCCGCGATCGGCGTGGCCGAGGCCGCCCTCCTGATGAAGGAAATGATCGAGAACGAGGCTCAGACGCTCGCCATCGGCGCGGTCTTCGCACTCGGCTTCGTGGTACTGACCCTGCCGACCGGCCTCCTCCTCGGCTGGCTCGCCAAGCGACTGGCGGTGAAGCGATGA
- the recA gene encoding recombinase RecA, whose protein sequence is MAGTDREKALDAALAQIERQFGKGAVMRMGERPNEPIEVIPTGSTALDVALGVGGIPRGRVVEVYGPESSGKTTLTLHAVANAQRAGGQVAFVDAEHALDPEYARKLGVDVDNLILSQPDNGEQALEIVDMLVRSGALDLIVIDSVAALVPRAEIEGEMGDSHVGLQARLMSQALRKITSALNQSKTTAIFINQLREKIGVMFGSPETTTGGRALKFYASVRMDIRRIETLKDGTDAVGNRTRVKVVKNKVAPPFKQAEFDILYGQGISREGGLIDMGVEHGFVRKAGAWYTYEGDQLGQGKENARNFLKDNPDLANEIEKKIKEKLGVGVRPEEPAAEPGADAAVTAAADDTVKVPAPAATKATKAKAPAAKS, encoded by the coding sequence ATGGCAGGAACCGACCGCGAGAAGGCGCTCGACGCCGCGCTCGCACAGATTGAACGGCAGTTCGGCAAGGGCGCGGTCATGCGCATGGGCGAGCGGCCGAACGAGCCCATCGAGGTCATCCCCACCGGGTCGACCGCGCTCGACGTCGCGCTCGGCGTCGGCGGCATCCCGCGCGGCCGAGTGGTGGAGGTGTACGGACCGGAGTCCTCCGGCAAGACGACCCTGACCCTGCACGCGGTGGCCAACGCACAGCGGGCCGGCGGCCAGGTGGCCTTCGTGGACGCGGAGCACGCCCTCGACCCCGAGTACGCGCGCAAGCTCGGCGTCGACGTCGACAACCTGATCCTGTCCCAGCCGGACAACGGCGAGCAGGCCCTGGAGATCGTGGACATGCTGGTCCGCTCCGGCGCCCTCGACCTCATCGTCATCGACTCCGTCGCAGCCCTCGTCCCGCGCGCGGAGATCGAGGGCGAGATGGGCGACAGCCACGTCGGTCTGCAGGCCCGCCTGATGAGCCAGGCCCTGCGGAAGATCACCAGCGCGCTCAACCAGTCCAAGACCACCGCGATCTTCATCAACCAGCTCCGCGAGAAGATCGGCGTGATGTTCGGCTCCCCGGAGACCACGACCGGTGGCCGGGCGCTGAAGTTCTACGCCTCGGTGCGCATGGACATCCGCCGTATCGAGACCCTGAAGGACGGCACGGACGCGGTCGGCAACCGCACCCGGGTCAAGGTCGTCAAGAACAAGGTCGCGCCGCCCTTCAAGCAGGCCGAGTTCGACATCCTCTACGGCCAGGGCATCAGCCGTGAGGGCGGTCTGATCGACATGGGCGTGGAGCACGGCTTCGTCCGCAAGGCCGGCGCCTGGTACACGTACGAGGGCGACCAACTCGGCCAGGGCAAGGAGAATGCGCGCAACTTCCTCAAGGACAACCCCGACCTGGCCAACGAGATCGAGAAGAAGATCAAGGAGAAGCTGGGTGTCGGCGTGCGGCCCGAGGAGCCTGCCGCCGAGCCGGGTGCGGACGCCGCGGTGACCGCTGCCGCGGACGACACCGTGAAGGTGCCCGCTCCGGCGGCCACGAAGGCGACGAAGGCCAAGGCCCCGGCCGCCAAGAGCTGA
- a CDS encoding amino acid ABC transporter permease translates to MSSVLYDTPGPRAKRRNVLLSVVFTLLLLLVLWWVWQKMDDKNQLEWNLWEPFTTGAAWTTYLLPGLGNTLKAAAISMVIALPLGAVFGIARMSDHAWVRGAAGTVVEFFRAIPVLLLMLFANEFYVRSTDISSEQRPLYAVITGLVLYNASVLAEVVRAGILSLPKGQTEAAYAVGLRKGQTMTNILLPQAVTAMLPAIVSQLVVIVKDTALGGVMLGFPELLNSRQTLAANYANVIPSFIVVAIVYIVLNFLLTSFASWLEQRLRRSKKSTGAVLGEDTVEVNPAAVRGTYGTGENTGGGGF, encoded by the coding sequence ATGAGCTCGGTCCTCTACGACACTCCCGGACCCCGCGCGAAACGGCGCAACGTCCTCCTGTCCGTCGTCTTCACCCTGCTGCTCCTGCTCGTGCTGTGGTGGGTGTGGCAGAAGATGGACGACAAGAACCAGCTCGAGTGGAACCTCTGGGAGCCCTTCACCACGGGTGCCGCCTGGACGACCTACCTCCTGCCCGGCCTCGGCAACACCCTCAAGGCCGCGGCGATCTCCATGGTCATCGCCCTTCCGCTGGGCGCGGTCTTCGGCATCGCCCGCATGTCCGACCACGCCTGGGTCCGGGGCGCCGCCGGCACGGTGGTCGAGTTCTTCCGGGCGATCCCGGTCCTGCTGCTGATGCTGTTCGCCAACGAGTTCTACGTCCGCTCCACGGACATCTCCAGCGAGCAGCGCCCCCTGTACGCCGTCATCACCGGCCTGGTGCTCTACAACGCCTCGGTCCTCGCCGAGGTCGTCCGGGCCGGCATCCTCTCGCTGCCCAAGGGGCAGACGGAGGCGGCCTACGCGGTCGGACTGCGCAAGGGCCAGACGATGACCAACATCCTGCTGCCGCAGGCGGTCACCGCGATGCTGCCGGCGATCGTCAGCCAGCTCGTGGTCATCGTGAAGGACACCGCGCTGGGCGGCGTGATGCTCGGCTTCCCCGAGCTGCTCAACTCGCGCCAGACCCTGGCCGCCAACTACGCCAACGTCATCCCCAGCTTCATCGTCGTGGCGATCGTCTACATCGTCCTGAACTTCCTCCTCACCAGCTTCGCGAGCTGGCTGGAGCAGCGGCTGCGGCGCAGCAAGAAGAGCACGGGGGCGGTGCTGGGCGAGGACACGGTGGAGGTCAACCCGGCCGCGGTGCGCGGCACCTACGGGACCGGCGAGAACACCGGTGGCGGCGGATTCTGA
- the recX gene encoding recombination regulator RecX translates to MTRRTDWAEYEDAPRGWGGEGDGGSAGPGGDGYGGAGYGGDGTGHGTDGGHGRSVSYADAAFGDGFTHGSGRSRRGERSHSDGETYGDESGDGAARGSGAFGRSTRRGGGAPGEGGSRGRRQRRRGFGEPPGEDGGGPSLSRAEKGEPPADPVERARAICLRLLTGTPRTRKQLADALRKREIPDDAAEEVLSRFEEVGLINDSAFADAWVESRHHGRGLARRALAQELRTKGVDSTLIDAAVSQLDSDQEEATARELVERKLRATRGLDRDKRLRRLAGMLARKGYSEGMALRVVRQALEEEGEETEFLGNERF, encoded by the coding sequence GTGACACGGCGAACCGACTGGGCCGAGTACGAGGACGCTCCGCGAGGCTGGGGCGGTGAAGGCGACGGGGGTTCTGCCGGGCCGGGCGGCGACGGGTACGGGGGCGCCGGGTACGGGGGCGACGGCACGGGGCACGGAACGGACGGGGGACACGGCCGTTCGGTGTCGTACGCCGACGCAGCGTTCGGCGACGGATTCACGCACGGCTCCGGGCGGTCCCGCCGCGGCGAGCGCTCCCACAGTGACGGTGAGACGTACGGCGACGAGTCCGGTGACGGGGCGGCGCGTGGTTCCGGGGCGTTCGGCCGGAGCACGCGTCGAGGCGGCGGAGCACCCGGCGAGGGCGGCTCCCGAGGGCGTCGGCAGCGCCGGCGCGGCTTTGGGGAACCGCCCGGAGAGGACGGAGGCGGCCCCTCCTTGTCGAGGGCCGAGAAGGGGGAGCCTCCGGCGGACCCGGTGGAGCGGGCGCGGGCGATCTGTCTGCGCCTGCTCACCGGGACCCCGCGTACGCGGAAGCAACTCGCCGACGCTCTGCGCAAGCGGGAGATCCCGGACGACGCCGCGGAGGAGGTGCTGTCGCGGTTCGAGGAGGTCGGCCTGATCAACGACAGCGCGTTCGCGGACGCCTGGGTGGAGTCCCGGCACCACGGCCGAGGGCTCGCCAGGCGCGCGCTCGCCCAGGAGCTGCGCACCAAGGGCGTCGACTCCACGCTGATCGACGCGGCCGTCTCACAGCTGGACTCCGATCAGGAGGAGGCGACGGCCCGCGAGCTCGTCGAGCGCAAGCTGCGTGCGACGCGTGGCCTCGACCGCGACAAGCGGCTGCGCCGCCTCGCCGGCATGCTCGCCCGCAAGGGGTACTCCGAGGGGATGGCCCTGCGGGTCGTCCGTCAGGCGCTGGAGGAGGAGGGGGAGGAGACGGAGTTCCTCGGGAACGAGAGGTTCTGA